GGCGCGACGGCGATGGCCTGCCTGCGGATGGTCCGGGAGGGCGGCGCCTCGCGCGTCGTCTTCGGCGCCCCCGTCGCCCCCGCGTCGGCGCTGTCGGACCTTCGAGCGGAGGCGGACGAGGTGGTGGTCGCCGAGACGCCCGAGAACTTCACAGCCGTCGGCGCGCACTATCGAACGTTCGGGCAGGTGAGCGACGAGGAGGCGCTGACCTACCTCGAATCGCCGGAGTGAGGTCGCCGTCCTTAAACGCGCTCGTCCACTACAACGGCCGAATGAGTTCAGGCGACTTCTGTCCGCGGTGCGGCGACCCGGTGCCGGAGCGTGAGGAACCGCTCCCCGGGATGCCGCGCGAGAAGGACGCGGTGCTCTGCGACGCGTGTTACTTCGAGGATTTCGACCTCGTGGACGCGCCGGAGCGAATCGAGGTTCGCGTCTGCTCGCAGTGCGGTGCGGTCCACAAGGGGAACCGTTGGGTGGACGTCGGCGCCCAGGACTACACCGACGTGGCCGTCGAGGAAGTCTCGGAGGCTCTGGGCGTCCACCTGAGCGCCGAGGACGTCCGCTGGGGGGTCGAACCCGAGCAGGTCGACGAGAACAACATCCGGATGCACTGCACGTTCTCCGGCGTCGTCCGCGGGACGCACGTCGAGGAGACTGTGACGGTGCCGGTCATGATTTCCAGACAGACCTGCAAGCGGTGCGGTCGCATCGCCGGCGGCTACTACGCCAGCATCGTCCAGGTACGCGGGACGGACCGCGACCCCACCGACGAGGAGGAGCGACGCGCCGTCGAGATAGCGGAGTCCTACATCGCCGAAAGACAGGAGACCGGCGACAGGAACGCCTTCATCTCGGAGATAACGCCGTCGGGCGACGGCCCGGACATCAAGATATCGACGAACCAGATGGGCGGCGGCATCGCGAAACATATCGTCCGCGAACTGGGCGGGAGTTTCGAGGAGTATCCCACGCTGGTCACCGAGGACGGCGACGGCAACGAGGTGTACCGCGTCACGTACGCCGTCCGCCTGCCCAAGTTCACGCCGGGCGAGGTGATAGACACCGACGACGAGGAGGGCCCCGTCCTCGTGCGGAGCGTCCGCGGGAACCTGAAGGGCGTCCGCCTCGACAGCGGCGAGGACTACGAGGCGCGCTTCGAGGAGGGCGAGACGCCCGAGGCGCGTCGACTGGGAACCGTCGAAGACGCCGTGGAGACGACCGTCGTCACCGTCGAGGACGACAACGCGGTACAGGTGCTCGACCCCGAGACGTACGAGTCGAAGACCATCGCGCGGCCGTCGTACTTCGACAGCGACGCGGAGTCGGTCCCCGTGCTCAAGAGTCGCGCGGGACTCCACATTCTCCCGACCGAGGCCGTCGAGTCGGACGACGAAACCGAGGAGTAATCAGTCCGCTCGGACGGGCGCGTCCGCCGTCGCGGCGGTCACGTCCGCCTCGTCGTGCAGTTCGATACCGTGCTGGTGGAGGGCGGCCATTAGCTCCGCCTCCGAGCGACCCGCGCGGGTCGCGGCCTGTGAGAGCGTCAGCGTTCCGCTTTGATACAGCGTCATCGCCGTCGTCAGCGCGTGTGTGTGCATGGCCGGATACATCATCACCAACTAACCCAAGGGTGTTAACTATTTCGTGAGAGAGCGTGACAGACAGAAGGGTTACGCAGATATTAATGCGTTATTCTGAACCTATCCGTTCGAACTTCGGGACAGATGGCTAATGTATTAACAATCATTAAGTAGATGTCAGCCGTCGCGGCGCGTTCGGTGTAAATGCTTCCAGATGGACCAGTCAGGCAGTAAGATTGAAATCCTCCGCCCCGTCAGAAGGAGCATGGACCGACAACAGATACTCGCGCTGATACTCGTCGTCCTGATGTGCGGGTCGACGTTCGCGTACGGAGCCAGTCTCCTGCTGTAGCGGACTCTCAGTCGCCAGCCCGGGGGAACTCGTACGACTCGCACGGGGGGAAGGACACGCGTCCGGTCAGCTATCGCCCCAGACGTCCGACAGCGGATGGTTCGACCGGGAGTCGTCGCCGT
This is a stretch of genomic DNA from Halogeometricum sp. S3BR5-2. It encodes these proteins:
- a CDS encoding 60S ribosomal export protein NMD3 translates to MSSGDFCPRCGDPVPEREEPLPGMPREKDAVLCDACYFEDFDLVDAPERIEVRVCSQCGAVHKGNRWVDVGAQDYTDVAVEEVSEALGVHLSAEDVRWGVEPEQVDENNIRMHCTFSGVVRGTHVEETVTVPVMISRQTCKRCGRIAGGYYASIVQVRGTDRDPTDEEERRAVEIAESYIAERQETGDRNAFISEITPSGDGPDIKISTNQMGGGIAKHIVRELGGSFEEYPTLVTEDGDGNEVYRVTYAVRLPKFTPGEVIDTDDEEGPVLVRSVRGNLKGVRLDSGEDYEARFEEGETPEARRLGTVEDAVETTVVTVEDDNAVQVLDPETYESKTIARPSYFDSDAESVPVLKSRAGLHILPTEAVESDDETEE
- a CDS encoding DUF7317 family protein yields the protein MHTHALTTAMTLYQSGTLTLSQAATRAGRSEAELMAALHQHGIELHDEADVTAATADAPVRAD